GAGAGGCCGGCGATCTCCTTCTCGGGCGTCGCAGACTCGGCCTGGCTCTCCTccgcgtcctcctcctcggtcTCGCTCTCGCCGTGGGCCTGGagctggcgcacgagcgagaGGATATGAGGGCtatcgcgcacgcgctgctccaACTCGCTGTTGTTGctctcgaggagctggacGAGCGTCCAGACAGCAATGTGCTGGAAGGTCGTGTCGTCAGACTCGAGGAAGCGCACGAGGTAGCCGTGCAGGCCGCCGTTCGGCTTGTCCCACACGGCGTTGAACGGCGCGTAGTCGTCCGACTTGCTGCTCAggttgccgagcgccgcggccgagttGCCCTGGACTTCGATCGAGGGCGAAGCGGTGAGGGGAAGCAGGACCTCGCAGATACCcatgtcgagcagctgcggctTAAGGTCTTCCGACAGAGCCAGGACCGCAGTGCAGGCGGTCATCTCCGACTGGACGCTGAGCGGCACGTGGAGCACGAGCTccttgatgcgctcgacggcgcccGCGTCGATGATCGCGGCCTTGTTCCGCTcgctgctcgcggcgaGGTTACGCAGCGTGCTGATCGCGTGGCactgcagctcctcgttcTCTTCGTGGCTCAGCAGCTCAATGAGCGGGTGCAAAAAGCCAGCGTCGATGATCGGGCTCTCGTTCTGGGGGTGGATCGAAACgttgcgcacgcacgcggcTGCCGACAGGATCAGCGGCAAGAAGGACGAGCGCAGGAGGCGGAGCAGCGGCGGAAGGCCGTTGCTGCGCACAATTTCGATCTGGTACTTttcgtcgctcgcgaggttgcgcagcgcgagcgccgcctggcaCTGCACCTTGAGGCTGCCGCTCTCCATCAGGCCAATGAGGTTCTGGACAAGACGCGGCTCGCCCTGCGCAAGCTTCTTGCGGTTCACGCTGTCCACCGCAATGTTGCTCAGCGCAGTGGTGCAGTAGTACTGCACGTCCGTGTCCGTGCTGGCCAGCAGCGTGACGAGGACCGAGATCGCGCCCGCGTtcacgagctgctgccTGTTCTCGTCACTGTGCGTCATGttgagcagcgcaccggcagcgTTGCGCTGGACGCGGATATCCTTGGAgcgggcgaggcgcgtgagcggcacgagcgcaccCGACTTGGCAATCTTCGTCTTGTTGTCAtcgtgcgtcgcgaggtTCGTGATGCAGCCCACCGCATTGCACTGCACTTCCACGTTGGGGCTCAGCATCTGACGGATCAGCggctcgaggccgccgagcttgaCGATGAGCAGCTTGTTCTCCGAGTTCACGGCGAGGTtgcccagcgccgcactcgacgcacgctgcacctcgacaTCGTGCGACTGCAGCAAAAAGAGGACgggctcgagcgtctcgcggcccacctcgcgcacctcctTCTCGGTAATCTCGGCaaaggcgagcgcggcactACGCTGCAGGTCGACATTGTCGCTAAACGAAAGCGTAgacagcgcacgcagcggctcTCCGGAGAAAAAGTCCGTCTCGGAACGATCTGGGTCAGGGGGTGGTACGTACTCTCGAGGTACTGGAGCAGGTCAgccaccgcgtcgcgctcatTGTCCAGGAGCAGCGGCTCGTACTGCGGACCGCGCGACCCCACACCTAGCGTGAGCACTATTGAATACGTACAGCAACTGCACAAATTTCCCATCGCACTGGCTGTTCTACGCGGGTTCCAAGGCCGGCAGGCTCACCTCTCGTGGCGCGGAGCGTGCCCTGGCCGGGTCTCTATTTCGGCCGAAGTGGGAAGAATGTGGAGCTACAGAAACGCGCCTTTGGTCCCCGACgcgaagcgcgacgtgagctcggcggcgtcggcgacggtgcgtgcgcgcgcgcgctcgtccatCAGGCGCGAGCCGGCGCCCAGGACCTTGTCTTTGTCGAAATAGGGGGTCGTAGTAcgctcgaggtcctcggcctcgcgctgcgcacgtgTCTTGCGTGGAGGAGACTGTGATCGGGTATCGGAGCGTGCGTGGCGGTGGTGGTGGCGATCACGGTCGGAGCGGTCGGAGCGGTGCCGGTCGGAGCGATCGCGACTGCGGCGCTCCCGATCGTGCTCGCGACTGCGGTGCTCACGGTCGTGTTCGCGACGGCGGTGCTCCCggtcgtgctcgcgctcgcggcgctctgcaCGGTGCCgatcgtgccgctcgcggcgctcgtcgcgctccgagCGCGTCTCTTTATGTCTgtcacggcgctcgctgcgttCGTCACGCACGCTGTGCTCGTCACGCACGCTGTGCTCGtcacgcacgctgcgctcgtcaCGGTCTCCTCCTTTGTCTCTCCGTAGCTCGTCCATCCGCTTATGGCGGTGCTGGTCCAGTAAACTCGCACTCCGCGATGCATCCTGCATAAGCCACTCGACGAACCATGCTTTTGATCTTTTCGCGAATATCCGAGTCGCGCTTGGttgcacgctcgcgcgcgaggcgctcgctctCGTCCTCGGTCGACTGGTTCGGCaggtcgacgccgccgccgctcataatgcgctcgcgccgctgctcgggcgtctcggtccatagccgccgcgcctgctccgTGTCGCCGGTCGGTCCGACGCCTCCCGAGCGCTGCACACGTCCCCCTTGGTGAAATCCGCGCGCacggagcggcgcgccgctcgcttGGATCGACGCGGCAATGCCGCCGCTCGTATCGGGCATCTCGACCATCCACTCTGGCCGCGCGCTCTTCTGCggctgccgcgcgtcgcgctcggccatttcacgctggcgctgctcgcgctcacgAAAGGCCTGCACGCcgtcgtcctgcgcggccggcgcagcgcccgcCGGCATCGGGCCAATTTCCCCTTCGCTGTCCGACATGTTGGAGAGAGACCTCCACTTTTCGACCGCCATGGAAGCGGAGCGGCCCAAGGAAAAGGTGCCTATTCCAGGCACGGACGGGTGGCTGCGTGTCACTACGACCCACGGAAACGTTTTCTACGCACAGAAAAAGACGAAGCGCTCGGAATGGACGGTGCCTGAAGAGATtcgcgagcaggtcgaggcgatggagCCGAAAGAAGAACCGCAGGCGAAGCGCATGCGTgtcgcgtcgcccgcgccggagcCTGAAGCGGaagagcgcgagccgacgccgccgcctgcgccggagcCCGTACCAGCAGCGAtgcctgctgcgccgtcACTCTCGTTCGAAGAGGGGCGTGCTTTGTTTATGAACATGCTCACTTCGTTGAATGGCACCGCGCACGAGGTCAACGCGATGGCGCCATGGGACCGCGAGCTGCCCAAGTTTGTGCACATGCCAGCGTACAGCGCATTGCCCAGCACACGCGACCGCGAAGAGGTGTTTAATGAATGGTGCAAGCTGCGTCTACGGGAAAAGCGTGCTAAGCGTaccgagcctgcgccgcccaaggcgccggatgcgggcgcggggcgtgcgctgcgctcgctgctGAAGAAGAATGTAGTGtcgacacgcgcgacgTTTGACGACGCCAAGCGCAAGTGGGGCTCGGATCCTGCTTTTGCGTCCGTCGACGAAAAAGAGGCACGCCAGATCTTTGACGCGTGGATCGCCGAACTGAGCGAGATCAAGCGCACGCTGGCAAAGAAGGCGGATGCTGCgttccttgcgctcctttCGGAAACGCTGCCGAGCCCAGCCGAGGTGCGGAAACGCGAAGGAGCCGATGGCGTTCCGGacaaggcgcaggccgctaCGATCTGGGCGTCGGCAAAGAAGACAAACGGGCTTGTGCAGGACAAGCGGTACGATGCGGTAGGCAGTGCGacacggcgtgccgagctcttTACTCGGTGGATTCGTGGTGAAaaggaggaggagaaggaggaggaaAAGCAAGAACCGGCGCCCGTGCCACACGCAGAGCCCCCTGCACCCGTGCCACACGCCGAGCCCCCTGCGACCAAGCGCGACGATGCCGCaaggcgcgagcgtgcgctgcagcagcgccaggagcAAGTACGCCGCGATAATGCACGCATGAATGAGCGGaatcgagctgcgcgccacgacgtcgcggccgagcagcgcgagagCGACTTCCGGCAGCTGCTCTTGGATGCCGTTCGTGATCCCTGGCTTGCGTGggacgatgcgcagcgtctccTGAGCCGTGACGAGCGCTTTGCGCCTCACAacatgcgcgacgtgctgaGCGACGAGATGAAACGTGTCTACTTTGACGAGCACCTCTCGCGCATCCAAAACAAGCGGCGTGACCAGCTTGCGCGGCTCTTTGCAAAGCATACGCAAGACGAGCGCGGCatggagcgcctcgtcgcggacGAAGACAGCGTGCTTGCACTCGTGCGCCACGACGACGAATTTGATAATGCCGGCCTGAAGCGGTTTGTCGGGGAGGATGCCGGCGTGCACAAGGTCCCTACGACGACCCTCTCTCACGAGTTCCAGGCGTGGGATGCATGGCGGAACGCGCAAGCGCGTTCCGAGTTTACCGAGATGCTCAAAGAGAATGCGTTTGTCGATTTCTGGGGCCGGCTCCGCAAGGAGAAGGAGCAACATGGCGATGCACCGAGCGACACGGCCGTAccggaggacgaggacgtggATCCCGAAGGCGTGTCTGTCCTGGACATGGCGTCGCACGTCGATCTTGCCGAGATGGAAGCGGTGCTCAAGGTACGTGCTCTGACTGACCCAGCATGACAAACGCTATCGGATTTTTGCGCACGTCCCCGAGCAGCGTACCGAGTGGATCAAGGACCActtgcgcacgctcgcggtgcCGAAGCAGACGATTCATCAATTTCACATTCGTAACGCGTAGCTACTACTTTTGCGGCAGAAGCACACTCCAATCAAGGGCAAAGCCGAGCTTGGTccccggcacgccgaggaaCCAGTGGGAGGAGGAAGGGGTATCGGTGGCCACGGCCGCACACGTCGTGCCGCTTACGCACGACGGTGGCCGAGGAATCAGGCCAAACAGGCTGCGTCCTTTGCTCAGCGCCAGATCGGTCCAGCAccacgcgcacggcgcgctgtccggcagcggcgcatccggTGCGAGGGCAGCGGTCGGTGCAGACACCTTCCCGAGCCATTGCAGCACGCGCGTCATACCGAAACCGATGCGTGTGTCGGCGTACGGCACCGACAAGGCCCACTGCACCGGCTCCGAAGGCGTGTGCCAGTAGCACGAT
This is a stretch of genomic DNA from Malassezia japonica chromosome 3, complete sequence. It encodes these proteins:
- the VAC8 gene encoding Vacuolar protein 8 (EggNog:ENOG503NU9V; BUSCO:EOG09261JUE; COG:U); translated protein: MSDSEGEIGPMPAGAAPAAQDDGVQAFREREQRQREMAERDARQPQKSARPEWMVEMPDTSGGIAASIQASGAPLRARGFHQGGRVQRSGGVGPTGDTEQARRLWTETPEQRRERIMSGGGVDLPNQSTEDESERLARERATKRDSDIREKIKSMHRHKRMDELRRDKGGDRDERSVRDEHSVRDEHSVRDERSERRDRHKETRSERDERRERHDRHRAERREREHDREHRRREHDREHRSREHDRERRSRDRSDRHRSDRSDRDRHHHRHARSDTRSQSPPRKTRAQREAEDLERTTTPYFDKDKVLGAGSRLMDERARARTVADAAELTSRFASGTKGAFLAMGNLCMLTLGVGSRGPQYEPLLLDNERDAVADLLQYLENRSETDFFSGEPLRALSTLSFSDNVDLQRSAALAFAEITEKEVREVGRETLEPVLFLLQSHDVEVQRASSAALGNLAVNSENKLLIVKLGGLEPLIRQMLSPNVEVQCNAVGCITNLATHDDNKTKIAKSGALVPLTRLARSKDIRVQRNAAGALLNMTHSDENRQQLVNAGAISVLVTLLASTDTDVQYYCTTALSNIAVDSVNRKKLAQGEPRLVQNLIGLMESGSLKVQCQAALALRNLASDEKYQIEIVRSNGLPPLLRLLRSSFLPLILSAAACVRNVSIHPQNESPIIDAGFLHPLIELLSHEENEELQCHAISTLRNLAASSERNKAAIIDAGAVERIKELVLHVPLSVQSEMTACTAVLALSEDLKPQLLDMGICEVLLPLTASPSIEVQGNSAAALGNLSSKSDDYAPFNAVWDKPNGGLHGYLVRFLESDDTTFQHIAVWTLVQLLESNNSELEQRVRDSPHILSLVRQLQAHGESETEEEDAEESQAESATPEKEIAGLSRRIEEILFDTGDRTHDA
- a CDS encoding uncharacterized protein (EggNog:ENOG503NXVM; COG:K), giving the protein MEAERPKEKVPIPGTDGWLRVTTTHGNVFYAQKKTKRSEWTVPEEIREQVEAMEPKEEPQAKRMRVASPAPEPEAEEREPTPPPAPEPVPAAMPAAPSLSFEEGRALFMNMLTSLNGTAHEVNAMAPWDRELPKFVHMPAYSALPSTRDREEVFNEWCKLRLREKRAKRTEPAPPKAPDAGAGRALRSLLKKNVVSTRATFDDAKRKWGSDPAFASVDEKEARQIFDAWIAELSEIKRTLAKKADAAFLALLSETLPSPAEVRKREGADGVPDKAQAATIWASAKKTNGLVQDKRYDAVGSATRRAELFTRWIRGEKEEEKEEEKQEPAPVPHAEPPAPVPHAEPPATKRDDAARRERALQQRQEQVRRDNARMNERNRAARHDVAAEQRESDFRQLLLDAVRDPWLAWDDAQRLLSRDERFAPHNMRDVLSDEMKRVYFDEHLSRIQNKRRDQLARLFAKHTQDERGMERLVADEDSVLALVRHDDEFDNAGLKRFVGEDAGVHKVPTTTLSHEFQAWDAWRNAQARSEFTEMLKENAFVDFWGRLRKEKEQHGDAPSDTAVPEDEDVDPEGVSVLDMASHVDLAEMEAVLKHDKRYRIFAHVPEQRTEWIKDHLRTLAVPKQTIHQFHIRNA
- a CDS encoding uncharacterized protein (EggNog:ENOG503P8RF; COG:S; TransMembrane:2 (o6-31i38-56o)), which codes for MYCLRWWLPVFLLPLPAAPPLFLFLFIASYLMQTRPCMYCGVIIALLFLTSCYWHTPSEPVQWALSVPYADTRIGFGMTRVLQWLGKVSAPTAALAPDAPLPDSAPCAWCWTDLALSKGRSLFGLIPRPPSCVSGTTCAAVATDTPSSSHWFLGVPGTKLGFALDWSVLLPQK